In the Pyrolobus fumarii 1A genome, one interval contains:
- a CDS encoding PIN domain-containing protein, whose protein sequence is MTRVERLVVDTYAWIELFTGGPRATLVKSLLVDAEELYTPDIVLAELARKYMREDIDAKIVRERLKAVERLSTVVMIDVETAVLVGRAYRRLLDNAKRLGLKAKPSLADAIILAAAWRLKAKVLTGDMHFKNLEETIWIGE, encoded by the coding sequence TTGACTCGCGTTGAGAGACTCGTTGTCGACACATATGCTTGGATAGAGCTTTTCACCGGCGGCCCTCGGGCTACACTGGTAAAGTCTCTTCTCGTTGATGCCGAGGAGTTGTACACTCCGGACATAGTCCTCGCCGAGCTTGCACGCAAGTATATGCGTGAAGATATTGATGCCAAGATCGTAAGGGAGAGACTAAAGGCAGTAGAGAGGCTGTCAACAGTTGTAATGATAGATGTTGAGACTGCTGTTCTCGTTGGCAGGGCCTACAGGAGACTACTCGATAACGCCAAGAGGCTTGGCTTGAAAGCAAAACCTAGCCTAGCCGATGCAATCATATTGGCTGCAGCTTGGAGGCTCAAGGCTAAAGTCCTAACCGGCGACATGCACTTCAAGAACCTCGAGGAAACCATATGGATAGGAGAGTGA
- a CDS encoding PaREP1 family protein, translating into MARSGLLEEPLPKPRRDPAGYASARILEVLLEALLALRFLGEGYTRNAAGKVFQAWRALTAAILALELDRVLGRFESERDRKWILEKGLPRVPSTRLKTLGQLIEELGYPHYTHFTSTALDLHDYQYHGPDPDAELSKYANREEAARDIIYLLERLTEIIEERVKPRLEELGKWDEDHEKALKELKGKLGS; encoded by the coding sequence GTGGCGCGGTCAGGGTTACTTGAGGAGCCACTACCAAAACCTAGGCGTGACCCCGCGGGTTACGCATCGGCGCGTATACTCGAGGTTCTCCTGGAGGCGTTGCTCGCTCTCAGGTTCCTCGGGGAGGGTTACACGAGGAACGCGGCGGGCAAGGTATTCCAAGCCTGGAGAGCGTTGACAGCCGCGATACTCGCACTCGAGCTTGACAGAGTGCTTGGAAGGTTTGAGAGCGAGAGAGACCGCAAATGGATTCTCGAGAAAGGGTTACCCCGCGTACCCTCAACTAGGCTAAAGACACTCGGACAGCTCATCGAGGAGCTAGGCTACCCGCACTACACTCACTTTACTAGCACCGCGTTAGACCTCCACGACTACCAGTACCACGGGCCCGACCCAGATGCAGAACTCTCGAAATACGCGAACCGCGAGGAGGCAGCCAGGGACATCATATACCTCCTCGAGAGGCTGACAGAGATAATAGAGGAGAGGGTGAAGCCAAGGCTAGAGGAGCTAGGCAAGTGGGACGAGGACCACGAGAAGGCACTGAAGGAGCTAAAGGGGAAGCTTGGAAGCTGA
- a CDS encoding PIN domain-containing protein, translated as MKPRLVLDTSFVLPFLGVNVRGIDPGIVEEYASQGYELLYPLLALPELLGVITRAAEKRGLGKLPREALEGIEALIRGEDVKLVEPRFEHIATALELRLRGHRDIFDCIFYSTALHEGAALLTADETLLKFIKAEGYDASIILLVRTRR; from the coding sequence GTGAAGCCTCGGCTTGTACTCGACACTAGCTTTGTCTTGCCCTTCTTGGGTGTGAACGTTAGGGGTATCGACCCGGGTATAGTCGAGGAGTATGCTAGTCAGGGATACGAGCTGCTATACCCGCTTCTCGCGCTTCCAGAGCTGCTAGGGGTTATCACGAGGGCGGCTGAGAAACGAGGCTTGGGTAAACTACCACGCGAGGCACTCGAAGGCATAGAAGCGCTCATAAGAGGCGAGGATGTGAAACTTGTAGAGCCGCGCTTTGAGCATATCGCTACGGCACTCGAGCTTAGGCTACGTGGACACCGTGACATATTCGACTGTATATTCTATTCTACTGCGCTCCACGAGGGAGCCGCGCTACTAACGGCTGACGAAACGCTCCTGAAATTCATCAAAGCTGAGGGTTACGATGCAAGCATCATACTGCTCGTGCGGACACGGAGATAG
- a CDS encoding radical SAM protein, with amino-acid sequence MFHYWPNSTSLTFSGWGCNFLCPWCQNYLLSWVRVCVDGPVVPPERLVEWARRAGDEGLCASFNEPVTLFDYLLDLAEVARREGFYLSLVTNAYFTTRAVDALVGAGWDGWSVDIKGCPEASRRRRDVLPGVDHEVVFRNARRVLDNGGHVEMIYLVVPGYNDVCAEWIIERHLDYLGPDVPLHVNRYYPAFRWGEPPTPVETLLRIAEKARRAGIKYVYVGNVHDPELEATRCPRCGKVLVVREGYRVTHWGLVEEGGRYRCPRCGEIIPIRGKYVGPKPTRYITFI; translated from the coding sequence TTGTTTCACTACTGGCCTAATTCGACTTCGTTGACGTTCTCGGGGTGGGGTTGTAACTTTCTCTGTCCGTGGTGTCAGAACTATCTGTTGTCGTGGGTTCGTGTGTGTGTCGACGGGCCTGTTGTGCCTCCGGAGAGGCTTGTCGAGTGGGCTAGGAGGGCTGGAGATGAGGGTCTTTGCGCGAGTTTCAACGAGCCTGTTACTCTCTTCGACTATCTGCTTGATCTGGCGGAGGTTGCGAGGAGGGAGGGATTCTACCTGTCTCTCGTTACTAACGCGTATTTCACGACTCGGGCTGTTGACGCGCTTGTCGGGGCTGGCTGGGACGGGTGGAGTGTTGATATCAAGGGTTGTCCGGAGGCTTCGCGGCGTCGCCGGGACGTGCTCCCGGGGGTTGACCACGAGGTTGTGTTTCGGAACGCGAGGCGCGTGTTGGATAACGGTGGTCATGTTGAGATGATTTACCTGGTTGTCCCGGGGTATAACGATGTGTGCGCCGAGTGGATCATAGAGAGGCACTTGGACTACCTGGGGCCGGATGTGCCTCTACACGTCAATCGTTACTATCCCGCTTTCCGTTGGGGAGAGCCCCCGACGCCTGTGGAGACACTCCTCCGTATAGCGGAGAAGGCTAGGAGGGCGGGCATCAAGTACGTGTATGTTGGTAACGTGCATGACCCGGAGCTGGAGGCGACGCGCTGCCCCCGTTGTGGCAAGGTGCTCGTCGTCCGGGAGGGTTACCGGGTTACACACTGGGGTCTCGTGGAGGAGGGCGGGAGGTACCGCTGCCCCCGCTGCGGGGAGATCATCCCGATACGCGGGAAGTACGTGGGCCCCAAGCCAACCCGATACATCACATTCATCTAG
- a CDS encoding PaREP1 family protein — MSALTDTVAELLEKPLPKPSRDPVGYASARALEALLESLMALEYLGKGYTRNAAGKAFQAWRALTAAILALERDKVLERLEDEKEKEWFLKRGLPRVPSSRLKALGQLVEDLGYPNYGPYTDRVLNLHDYQYHGPDPSGEFSKYTVHREAAKDIVYILAKLVDIIEERVKHKLEEARTWSEIHEETLKRLKQMLNG, encoded by the coding sequence GTGTCAGCCTTGACGGATACTGTTGCAGAGTTGCTCGAGAAGCCGTTACCCAAGCCTAGCCGCGACCCCGTGGGTTACGCCTCCGCTCGTGCCTTGGAAGCTCTACTCGAATCCCTCATGGCCCTCGAGTATCTCGGAAAGGGTTATACTCGTAATGCAGCTGGGAAAGCCTTCCAAGCATGGAGAGCACTAACAGCCGCGATACTAGCTCTCGAGAGAGACAAGGTACTAGAGAGGCTAGAAGACGAGAAGGAGAAAGAATGGTTCTTAAAGAGGGGTTTGCCGAGGGTGCCCTCCTCGAGGCTAAAGGCACTGGGGCAATTGGTAGAGGACCTTGGCTACCCCAACTATGGGCCCTACACCGACCGCGTGTTAAACCTTCACGACTACCAGTATCACGGGCCCGACCCTTCCGGCGAGTTCTCAAAGTATACCGTGCACCGCGAGGCAGCCAAGGACATAGTCTACATCCTAGCAAAGCTCGTGGATATCATCGAGGAGAGAGTGAAACATAAACTAGAGGAGGCGAGGACATGGAGCGAGATACACGAGGAGACACTGAAGAGGCTAAAACAGATGCTAAACGGATAA
- a CDS encoding DUF3800 domain-containing protein, whose product MVVVEVVCFGDDSGVNMPCKCFVVALVCFEKRGGYPLLKHGYRVLHELRRMLGWKSGELKYRSVSRLASRLGISVEQILDLIERGSAAVGAVRLHSRGNALEERIGALNMLLEDIGFEKPMLVLDHGLVPCTESKASRLLGMHVRFASSSSTPGIQLSDIVAGACYHGLRCSIDECNV is encoded by the coding sequence GTGGTTGTGGTGGAGGTAGTCTGCTTTGGTGACGATTCTGGTGTAAACATGCCCTGCAAGTGTTTCGTTGTTGCGCTTGTGTGCTTTGAGAAGAGGGGCGGGTACCCCCTCCTTAAACACGGGTACCGTGTGCTGCACGAGTTGAGGCGTATGCTTGGATGGAAGAGCGGCGAGTTGAAGTATAGGAGTGTCTCTAGGCTAGCCTCTAGGCTAGGCATAAGCGTAGAGCAGATACTCGACCTTATCGAGAGGGGCTCAGCCGCTGTAGGGGCTGTGCGTCTACACTCGCGGGGCAACGCTCTCGAGGAGAGGATAGGCGCCCTTAACATGCTGCTAGAGGATATTGGCTTCGAGAAGCCAATGCTAGTTCTAGACCACGGCCTCGTACCGTGCACCGAGTCCAAAGCCTCAAGGCTCCTGGGGATGCACGTACGCTTCGCCTCCAGCTCCTCGACGCCGGGTATACAGCTAAGCGATATAGTGGCTGGAGCCTGCTACCACGGGCTAAGATGCAGTATAGACGAGTGCAACGTGTGA
- a CDS encoding TrkH family potassium uptake protein: protein MPWREQGFEVLEEYGVRKRLALHPLIYYLGFVWIVAAATLIVPALYGLIFHYHEPREYTVSIELLEYGTVFMVLGLLSTRLTMPSRRMRREEALLLVVITWVLIPLVVAWPIADVLGIPFVDAWFESVSGFTTTGLTMFTGSVDPVTGTYVPAVEELPRTVLFWRSFIQWVGGVGIVVVAVSIIARPGSAARLLYVAEGRSERIEPSVIATAKKVLFVYTIVTVIDTILLYVAGMDWFDAVNHAMTGIATGGFSTKNNSIAEYHSIAIELAAMFAMFSGAVSFSDWHSLIIKWRLKRFFSSPELKALLTLMAIGTIAATAALVRNGFGIIEALRYASFQIVTTITGTGFQNTGLGDKPEIFKALLTTYCLLGGAAFSTTGGIKMLRLIIAVKSTLWEAEALSAPRGYTLRRRLAWIVLDDESARRALTIIFAFSLTMVVGTFIAMLILPDRSFADVALETASALGNVGVSTGITGADSPLALKLLYIALMTLGRLEIVPYFYAVHVMYSKVVHAVRARRGRRKLLRETRVAREAPL from the coding sequence TTGCCGTGGCGCGAGCAGGGTTTCGAGGTTCTAGAGGAGTATGGTGTGAGGAAGCGGCTTGCGCTACACCCTCTCATATACTATCTCGGCTTTGTATGGATTGTCGCCGCTGCGACGCTGATAGTGCCAGCCCTCTACGGCCTAATATTCCACTATCACGAGCCACGCGAATACACCGTCTCAATCGAGCTACTCGAGTATGGCACAGTGTTCATGGTGCTCGGTCTACTCTCGACCAGGTTAACGATGCCATCGAGAAGAATGCGGCGCGAGGAGGCACTCCTACTCGTCGTTATAACGTGGGTTCTGATACCACTGGTCGTGGCATGGCCAATAGCAGATGTACTCGGCATACCCTTCGTGGATGCGTGGTTCGAGTCTGTCTCCGGCTTCACCACCACGGGTTTGACCATGTTCACGGGGAGCGTTGACCCGGTTACAGGGACCTATGTGCCAGCTGTGGAGGAGTTGCCTAGGACGGTCCTCTTCTGGCGTAGCTTCATACAGTGGGTGGGCGGAGTCGGCATAGTCGTCGTCGCTGTATCGATAATAGCGAGGCCTGGTAGCGCGGCACGCCTCCTCTACGTGGCCGAGGGTCGCTCCGAGAGGATAGAGCCCTCGGTCATCGCGACAGCAAAGAAGGTGCTCTTCGTATACACGATAGTAACCGTAATAGACACAATACTGCTCTACGTTGCGGGCATGGACTGGTTCGACGCAGTAAACCATGCCATGACTGGCATAGCGACCGGCGGCTTCTCGACAAAGAACAATAGCATTGCCGAGTACCATAGTATCGCTATTGAACTCGCGGCTATGTTCGCAATGTTCAGTGGCGCCGTCAGCTTCTCCGACTGGCATAGCTTGATAATAAAGTGGCGCTTGAAGAGGTTCTTCTCTAGCCCGGAGCTGAAAGCTCTCCTCACCCTCATGGCGATCGGCACTATCGCGGCAACAGCAGCGCTAGTCAGGAACGGGTTCGGGATCATAGAGGCGCTTAGATACGCTAGTTTCCAGATAGTCACGACGATAACTGGCACTGGCTTCCAGAACACCGGTCTAGGCGACAAACCGGAGATATTCAAGGCGCTTCTAACAACCTATTGTCTTCTCGGTGGCGCGGCTTTCTCGACCACCGGCGGCATAAAGATGTTGAGGCTGATAATCGCTGTTAAGAGCACCCTGTGGGAGGCTGAGGCTCTATCGGCGCCACGCGGGTATACGTTGAGAAGGAGGTTGGCTTGGATAGTGCTGGACGACGAGTCAGCAAGAAGAGCACTAACAATCATCTTCGCCTTCTCCCTGACGATGGTTGTTGGCACGTTTATCGCGATGCTGATACTACCGGATAGGAGCTTTGCCGACGTTGCTCTAGAGACGGCCAGCGCGCTTGGAAATGTGGGCGTTAGTACCGGTATAACCGGCGCGGATAGCCCTCTTGCCCTCAAGCTGCTTTACATCGCTCTTATGACGCTAGGCAGGCTAGAGATAGTACCGTACTTCTACGCCGTTCACGTGATGTACTCTAAGGTTGTGCACGCTGTTAGAGCTAGGAGGGGGCGTAGGAAACTACTCAGGGAGACACGTGTTGCGAGAGAAGCGCCTCTCTGA
- a CDS encoding redox-regulated ATPase YchF: MPPPQRLIGVVGKTNVGKSTFFAAATLAQVEIANHPFTTIEPNVGVGYVRVRCAHVELGLPRCDPASGYCLEGWRFIPVKMMDVAGLIPGAHEGRGLGNKFLDDLRQADALILVVDAAGATDPEGRPAQPGSYDPVEEVRWMEKELDEWFYRIISRDWDKFARSLYDKNPVDALAQRLSGLSVRKHHIEEALKRAGLEEKHPMRWSLDDLREFARVVRRVSKPILVAANKADLDPAEDNIKRMRKELKDYIIVPTSAAAELALKRAAKAGLIRYIPGDPKFEIVDEKRLTPQQLKALEYIEEKVLKRWGSTGVQDAINRAVFDLMNMIIVYPVEDANKYTDSRGRILPDAYLVPRGTTARQLAYMVHTDLGKTFLYAIDAKTKRRIGEDYILENNAVVKIVAAAAKKA; this comes from the coding sequence ATGCCGCCTCCGCAGCGGCTGATCGGCGTGGTCGGCAAGACAAACGTTGGTAAGTCCACGTTCTTCGCGGCTGCCACCCTCGCGCAAGTCGAGATAGCGAACCATCCGTTCACAACCATAGAGCCTAATGTTGGCGTCGGCTACGTGAGGGTCAGGTGCGCTCATGTGGAGCTCGGGTTGCCCAGGTGTGACCCCGCGAGCGGCTACTGCCTAGAAGGCTGGAGGTTCATACCAGTCAAGATGATGGACGTGGCCGGCCTGATACCAGGCGCTCACGAGGGCCGCGGCCTCGGCAACAAGTTCCTCGATGACCTCCGCCAGGCGGACGCCCTGATACTCGTCGTCGACGCGGCGGGAGCGACAGACCCGGAGGGCCGTCCAGCCCAGCCGGGTAGCTACGACCCAGTCGAGGAGGTACGCTGGATGGAGAAGGAGCTAGACGAGTGGTTCTACCGGATCATCTCCAGAGACTGGGACAAGTTCGCCCGCAGCCTGTACGACAAGAACCCTGTTGATGCTCTCGCCCAGCGCCTGAGCGGCTTGAGCGTCAGGAAGCATCACATAGAGGAGGCTTTGAAGCGTGCAGGCCTCGAAGAGAAGCACCCGATGAGATGGAGCCTGGACGATCTGCGAGAGTTCGCGAGGGTGGTAAGGAGGGTCTCGAAGCCTATACTAGTGGCGGCTAACAAGGCCGACCTCGACCCCGCCGAGGACAACATCAAGAGGATGAGAAAGGAGCTCAAAGACTATATAATTGTGCCGACGAGTGCAGCCGCCGAGCTAGCCCTCAAACGCGCGGCCAAAGCAGGCCTCATACGCTACATACCCGGCGACCCCAAGTTCGAGATAGTGGACGAGAAGAGGCTGACACCCCAGCAGCTCAAGGCACTCGAGTACATCGAGGAGAAGGTGTTGAAGCGGTGGGGCTCTACCGGTGTCCAAGACGCGATAAACAGGGCGGTATTCGACCTCATGAACATGATAATAGTGTACCCCGTCGAGGACGCCAACAAGTACACAGACAGTAGGGGAAGGATACTCCCAGATGCATACCTAGTCCCCCGCGGCACAACAGCCAGGCAGCTAGCGTACATGGTGCATACGGATCTAGGCAAAACGTTCCTCTACGCGATAGACGCCAAGACAAAGAGGAGAATAGGAGAGGACTACATCCTCGAGAACAACGCGGTAGTGAAGATAGTAGCGGCTGCAGCAAAGAAAGCTTGA
- a CDS encoding DHH family phosphoesterase, translated as MPWRLSIITHTDLDGVSAAAIALRLAGARLGEDARLEFTEPYKLHKTLKSVARSASPGETIIIADIGANPSTLDAVVSLLREAVGRGARIAWFDHHRWEESWKEKLRDIGADIYVDNDTCGAGVVARYAPEILGGEIDDFIEDLVGATCAADIWIWDHPAAPKLYRVVDWKRGCAGDKWRRRLVEKFASAKSLQEILGDEEVQRALMEYVNTELRNYTEAVRAVQIVAVNGCKAVVALKKSGPPSRSFLARTLAARYRADLVVVIHKRGLSFRSEKVNVRELAKYLGGGGHLRAAGAPLAMPILWRIASIFYPKLRLRWAARRVEEALRAVGCRELPADHRVD; from the coding sequence TTGCCGTGGAGACTCTCGATAATAACACACACGGATCTCGACGGCGTCTCGGCTGCAGCTATAGCGTTGAGGCTTGCAGGTGCCCGGCTGGGCGAGGACGCGAGGCTAGAGTTCACCGAGCCCTATAAGCTGCACAAGACGCTCAAGAGCGTAGCTAGGAGTGCCTCGCCAGGCGAGACGATAATAATCGCCGATATAGGCGCTAACCCATCAACGCTAGACGCTGTTGTGAGCCTTCTCAGGGAGGCTGTGGGGCGCGGCGCGCGTATTGCCTGGTTCGATCACCACCGGTGGGAGGAGAGCTGGAAAGAGAAGCTCAGGGACATAGGCGCGGACATATACGTTGATAACGATACGTGTGGGGCTGGAGTCGTCGCCAGGTATGCCCCAGAGATCCTAGGGGGCGAGATAGACGACTTCATAGAGGATCTCGTGGGTGCAACTTGTGCGGCCGACATATGGATATGGGATCACCCTGCGGCCCCCAAACTATACCGTGTTGTCGATTGGAAGAGGGGGTGCGCGGGTGACAAGTGGCGTAGGAGGCTCGTAGAGAAGTTCGCCTCGGCGAAGAGCCTCCAGGAGATACTCGGCGACGAGGAGGTGCAGAGGGCCCTAATGGAGTATGTTAACACGGAGCTGCGCAACTACACAGAGGCTGTCCGAGCCGTCCAGATAGTGGCGGTAAACGGGTGCAAGGCTGTCGTTGCCCTGAAGAAGAGTGGGCCTCCCTCCAGGAGCTTCCTAGCCAGGACCCTCGCTGCTAGGTACCGGGCCGACCTGGTAGTGGTGATACACAAGCGGGGGCTGAGCTTCCGCAGCGAGAAGGTGAACGTCAGGGAGCTCGCCAAGTACCTGGGGGGTGGTGGTCACCTGCGCGCGGCGGGCGCGCCGCTAGCAATGCCGATCCTATGGAGGATAGCGTCGATCTTCTACCCGAAGCTGCGTCTCAGGTGGGCGGCCCGGAGGGTCGAGGAGGCGCTAAGGGCGGTTGGGTGCAGAGAGCTTCCTGCAGACCATAGGGTCGACTAG
- a CDS encoding thiamine-phosphate kinase produces MREKRLSEIGEKKLVEMLVDLLRSDWRCNDLPPGDDAACVSLPGGAKLLVKIDGFSVSSVKLPWMTLYDVGWKAVVATASDLVAKGGRPLVFLVSIGLRRDDRAADALELVKGARDAAKAVGAWLAGGDTNAAGDPWIDTAGVATPVRIVAPRVRNGDLIYTTVGRYGLTGLAFHIMRRGDTSEIYSYPEALRATTRPLPRLEFLSLLEEVGECITWAGDVSDGLCATLRNLHTISEHRIILDALPPLHPEAIEYAESHRLDISELILYGGEEYEIVFTVARGCETHVERAANRLGLRIARIGFVVPKSITSSIHTERVSESSWIPINSCLERVSTGWDQFKGWA; encoded by the coding sequence TTGCGAGAGAAGCGCCTCTCTGAGATCGGAGAGAAGAAGCTTGTGGAAATGCTGGTTGACCTGCTGAGAAGTGACTGGCGGTGTAATGATCTCCCTCCGGGCGATGATGCTGCGTGTGTATCGCTCCCGGGCGGAGCCAAGCTACTTGTGAAGATCGACGGTTTCTCGGTAAGCAGTGTAAAGCTGCCTTGGATGACACTCTACGATGTTGGATGGAAGGCTGTTGTTGCGACGGCTAGTGACCTTGTGGCTAAGGGCGGGCGCCCACTCGTCTTCCTTGTCAGCATCGGGCTTAGACGGGATGATAGAGCGGCGGATGCGCTTGAGCTAGTGAAGGGTGCTAGGGATGCTGCCAAAGCTGTTGGTGCCTGGCTTGCCGGCGGCGATACAAATGCAGCTGGGGACCCGTGGATCGACACAGCTGGTGTTGCAACACCAGTGCGTATAGTTGCTCCGAGAGTTAGGAATGGAGACTTGATATATACTACTGTGGGTAGATACGGGTTAACCGGGTTAGCCTTCCATATTATGCGTCGTGGTGATACAAGCGAGATATACAGTTATCCCGAGGCTCTTCGCGCAACTACACGGCCTCTTCCGCGTCTCGAGTTTCTCTCGTTGTTAGAGGAGGTTGGGGAGTGCATAACATGGGCTGGTGATGTGAGCGATGGGCTGTGCGCTACGCTAAGAAACCTCCACACAATTAGTGAGCATCGCATAATACTAGACGCTCTTCCGCCTTTGCATCCGGAGGCGATAGAGTACGCCGAGTCGCATAGACTCGATATTAGCGAGTTAATACTGTATGGCGGGGAAGAGTATGAGATTGTCTTTACTGTGGCCAGGGGCTGCGAGACACATGTGGAGAGAGCAGCGAATAGACTGGGGCTACGTATAGCTAGGATTGGATTTGTAGTCCCCAAGTCGATAACAAGTAGTATACATACTGAGCGCGTCTCCGAGAGTTCGTGGATACCTATAAATTCGTGTCTAGAGCGTGTAAGTACCGGTTGGGACCAGTTTAAGGGGTGGGCATAG
- a CDS encoding archaellin/type IV pilin N-terminal domain-containing protein: MTAKMRAISPVVAVLLLILVAVGAAVLIYLWLTGFAGQATQTPSSLQTQFTIETARIYNGTTDAAYGANATVELYLRNTGRTSIDLRVAQEQNALAIYIYDSYSGDLVYSNTTLLYKLLGKNIELPDTTSNFNTKNPTIDDVTLIYDGNRIGTVSGSPARY, translated from the coding sequence ATGACCGCCAAGATGCGCGCAATCAGCCCGGTTGTCGCCGTGCTACTACTAATCCTCGTTGCCGTCGGTGCAGCAGTACTAATCTACCTATGGCTAACAGGCTTCGCTGGCCAAGCAACCCAGACGCCAAGTTCGCTACAGACCCAGTTCACAATTGAAACTGCCAGAATATACAACGGTACCACAGATGCCGCCTATGGCGCAAACGCAACTGTAGAGTTATATCTAAGAAACACCGGTAGAACTAGCATCGATCTACGTGTAGCACAAGAGCAGAACGCACTAGCAATCTATATCTACGATAGTTACAGTGGCGACTTAGTCTACAGCAACACCACCCTGCTATATAAGTTACTAGGTAAGAACATCGAACTTCCAGACACAACCTCCAACTTTAACACCAAGAACCCGACGATTGACGATGTGACGCTAATATACGATGGCAATAGGATAGGAACGGTGTCTGGGAGCCCGGCGAGATACTAA
- a CDS encoding DUF429 domain-containing protein: protein MIILGVDPGLRRGGTGVAVAEYRGGRAMLLDVRATSLVEAAWLAKSLEPHVVVVDSPLSLPSGPWRRIDLVGKRLGLRLLPPGWRGMRRMVEEVTRLFRGGWLLLETHPSSVVRVSGCPSGEALVENCFDSILSSWSTRDELDAAIAACVGVAFIAGFWARIEASDGSIWLVDPMVCRKLSAPNRP from the coding sequence GTGATTATCCTTGGTGTTGACCCTGGCTTGAGGAGGGGCGGCACTGGTGTCGCCGTTGCAGAGTATCGTGGCGGTAGGGCCATGCTACTGGATGTGCGTGCCACGAGCCTTGTGGAGGCCGCGTGGCTCGCTAAGAGCCTTGAGCCCCATGTGGTTGTCGTTGATTCTCCTCTCTCGTTGCCCTCGGGGCCATGGAGGAGGATAGACCTTGTGGGCAAAAGGCTCGGGTTGCGGCTATTGCCGCCAGGGTGGAGGGGCATGAGGAGGATGGTTGAGGAGGTTACACGATTGTTTCGGGGCGGGTGGCTGCTCCTCGAGACGCACCCCTCTAGCGTGGTGAGGGTGTCTGGTTGCCCGAGCGGCGAGGCTCTCGTGGAGAACTGCTTCGACTCTATCCTATCCTCGTGGAGTACGAGAGACGAGCTTGACGCGGCTATAGCGGCGTGCGTCGGAGTAGCGTTCATCGCCGGCTTCTGGGCCAGGATAGAGGCCTCTGATGGTAGCATCTGGCTAGTCGACCCTATGGTCTGCAGGAAGCTCTCTGCACCCAACCGCCCTTAG
- a CDS encoding AbrB/MazE/SpoVT family DNA-binding domain-containing protein, with amino-acid sequence MSGARDTSKDIMSLALVMQPGGLVLVWQVRLGRKFAVYLPREVVEKLGLREGDKFEVRIANGEIVLKPVPKLLKKRGIWAEVDLEDVERVGEELSEAGLS; translated from the coding sequence TTGTCTGGTGCTCGCGACACCTCTAAGGATATTATGAGCCTGGCTTTAGTAATGCAACCTGGTGGATTGGTGTTGGTCTGGCAGGTGCGCCTTGGCAGGAAGTTTGCCGTCTATCTGCCGAGGGAGGTTGTGGAGAAGCTTGGACTGAGGGAGGGCGACAAGTTCGAAGTTAGGATTGCTAATGGCGAGATAGTGTTGAAGCCGGTGCCCAAGCTGCTCAAGAAGCGAGGCATCTGGGCCGAGGTGGATCTCGAGGATGTTGAGAGGGTGGGCGAGGAGCTTAGCGAGGCTGGATTATCGTGA